The following are from one region of the Stigmatella ashevillena genome:
- the rsgA gene encoding ribosome small subunit-dependent GTPase A: MLLESLGWGPDLDPALSQLSSSSPVPLVPGRVVRQARGLLSVQTAERLFLARTAGRLLHQASGIEALPTVGDWVALTLPSGEGEALLQAVLPRRSVLVRREAGSEHEGQLIAANLDVVFLVAGLDGNFNPRRIERALAVAWKSGATPVVLLSKADLHEEVSARIEEVRALAPGVTVLALSTHVGLGLDAVRACLPPGKTGLLLGSSGVGKSTLVNRLLEEERLATQSVRVEDNKGRHTTTHRELFVLPQGGLLIDGPGVRELGLWGEEEGVEQTFADVLALAVNCRFSNCGHQREPGCAVRAEVEAGRLPQERLDHFEKLQREQAHKERQASSAAQREHKRVEKNRTLEGWQRSRSKRRGD, translated from the coding sequence ATGCTTCTTGAATCTCTTGGCTGGGGTCCAGACCTCGACCCCGCACTGTCTCAACTCTCTTCGTCTTCACCGGTTCCCCTCGTTCCTGGCCGCGTGGTGCGGCAGGCGCGGGGGCTTCTCTCCGTTCAGACCGCGGAGCGGCTCTTCCTCGCGCGGACCGCGGGACGGCTCCTGCACCAAGCCTCGGGCATCGAGGCGTTGCCTACCGTGGGGGACTGGGTCGCGCTGACACTCCCCTCGGGAGAAGGCGAGGCGTTGCTCCAGGCCGTCCTTCCCCGCCGCAGTGTTCTCGTCCGGCGCGAGGCGGGCAGTGAGCACGAGGGGCAGCTCATCGCCGCCAACCTCGATGTGGTGTTCCTCGTGGCGGGGCTGGATGGAAACTTCAACCCTCGGCGCATCGAGCGGGCCCTCGCCGTGGCCTGGAAGAGTGGGGCCACGCCCGTGGTGCTGCTCAGCAAGGCGGATCTCCACGAAGAGGTGTCCGCCCGCATCGAGGAAGTGCGGGCCCTGGCCCCCGGTGTCACCGTGCTCGCCTTGAGCACACACGTGGGCCTGGGACTCGATGCGGTGCGCGCGTGCCTTCCCCCTGGGAAGACGGGCCTGCTGCTCGGCTCCTCGGGCGTGGGCAAGTCGACCCTCGTCAACCGGCTCCTGGAGGAGGAGCGGCTGGCCACCCAGTCCGTCCGTGTGGAGGACAACAAGGGACGGCACACCACCACCCACCGGGAACTCTTCGTGTTGCCCCAGGGCGGCCTGCTCATCGACGGTCCCGGCGTTCGTGAGCTCGGGTTGTGGGGTGAAGAGGAAGGGGTGGAGCAGACGTTCGCGGATGTCCTGGCCCTGGCCGTGAATTGCCGCTTCTCGAATTGTGGACACCAGCGTGAACCGGGCTGCGCGGTGCGGGCCGAGGTCGAGGCCGGCCGGCTGCCTCAGGAGCGGCTCGATCATTTCGAGAAGCTCCAGCGGGAGCAGGCCCACAAAGAGCGCCAGGCCAGCAGCGCCGCGCAGCGTGAGCACAAGCGCGTCGAGAAGAACCGGACCCTGGAGGGGTGGCAGCGCTCGCGCTCGAAGCGGCGCGGCGACTAG
- a CDS encoding cupin domain-containing protein, which produces MSSPHLIHEAALPWTDVTQGSRIALRRKQLGAAAKGQNLGCSLIELLPGKQSWPRHYHLANEEAIYVLSGEGHLRLGEETLPLKAGDYVALPAGPTAAHQLFNGGTEPLRYLAFSTMAAPDVIVYPDSKKLGVFGGAAPGGNKADRFLHAYLPLSAEVDYWSGEDTGEEEPPTGG; this is translated from the coding sequence ATGTCCTCCCCGCACCTCATCCACGAAGCAGCGCTGCCCTGGACAGACGTCACCCAGGGGAGCCGCATCGCCCTGCGCCGGAAGCAGCTCGGCGCCGCCGCGAAAGGCCAGAACCTCGGGTGCAGCTTGATCGAGCTGCTCCCGGGCAAGCAGTCCTGGCCGCGCCACTACCACCTCGCCAACGAGGAGGCGATCTACGTGCTCTCCGGGGAAGGCCACCTCCGCCTCGGGGAAGAGACCCTGCCGCTGAAGGCGGGAGATTATGTCGCGCTCCCGGCCGGCCCCACGGCCGCGCATCAGCTTTTCAACGGCGGGACCGAGCCCCTGCGCTACCTGGCGTTCTCCACCATGGCCGCCCCGGACGTCATCGTGTACCCGGACTCGAAGAAGCTGGGCGTGTTCGGCGGCGCGGCCCCCGGGGGGAACAAGGCCGACCGCTTTCTGCACGCCTACCTCCCCCTGTCCGCCGAGGTGGACTACTGGAGCGGCGAAGACACCGGAGAGGAGGAACCGCCTACTGGCGGATGA
- a CDS encoding hybrid sensor histidine kinase/response regulator has protein sequence MAVDPLLQGLVVGFAAEAQEVCQKVTVDLLELERDGLDADALNKAYVRLGRHLHTLKGSAASLGLQDLSEIAHKLEDALAPLRGNPQKMPRAVVDLLLHGLDVFMLRVQAHADGRGDALPDYAIALAQLVATAPPPELAVVAPPPVAPAGVAPEVVVAVAASSPATAVSLPPAPKALASTPAPLPMGGGGGAGSAEAPRDEFHSGESDGAGWRVGTRQVTALMREVERLREVRLRTEERSRELDRAVALLARQGLLAETAEARTLLSGVGRALRSDGEETADVVDALEEGLKAITTRPVRTILEPLQRMVRDLSRQLRKEARLSVVGAEVSLDRRLLEKLNGALVHLLRNAVDHGLEAPAERERTGKHHEGALTLRIEQQGNLLFLESSDDGRGVDVARVRQVAESRGLATAEELKRMNDNQVRDLIFRPGFSTRADVTDTSGRGVGLDAVRAAVESLQGRIEVASTLGQGTRFMLTLPVELGSSPVLVVRVFDQMMGLPMLAVEATQLTRMSTLRVSKRRSQLEYQGQLIPVVDLGARLGLRAASPPSEGQPLMVIQNGGKRVALAVDSVVGDRDLVIRPLPAEVRDVPAYQGAATLSRGELMLILRPNWLVVEPATLAAAAPQSRRALVVDDSLTARALHRAMLEAGGFTVHLASSGARALERVQTDAYDVIICDLEMEEMDGEEFIRRMRQRPETRNLPIILVSTHEAARDRGRAAGADGFLSKRDCASGRLLAEVLDVMSRRGGRP, from the coding sequence ATGGCCGTTGATCCTCTCCTGCAAGGGCTCGTGGTGGGCTTCGCCGCCGAGGCCCAGGAGGTCTGTCAAAAGGTGACGGTCGACCTGCTCGAGCTGGAGCGGGATGGACTGGATGCCGATGCGTTGAACAAGGCCTACGTGCGGTTGGGGCGCCACCTGCACACGCTCAAGGGGAGCGCCGCGAGCCTGGGCCTGCAAGACCTGAGCGAGATCGCCCACAAGCTGGAAGACGCGCTGGCGCCGCTGCGGGGCAATCCGCAGAAGATGCCGCGGGCGGTGGTGGACCTGCTGCTGCACGGCCTGGATGTCTTCATGCTGCGCGTCCAGGCCCATGCGGACGGGCGGGGGGACGCGCTGCCGGACTACGCCATCGCCCTGGCCCAGCTCGTCGCCACGGCGCCCCCGCCCGAGTTGGCCGTCGTGGCCCCGCCGCCCGTCGCGCCCGCGGGGGTCGCGCCCGAGGTGGTGGTGGCGGTTGCCGCCTCGAGTCCCGCGACCGCTGTTTCCCTGCCTCCAGCGCCCAAGGCCCTCGCCTCCACGCCGGCCCCCCTGCCCATGGGAGGCGGGGGCGGCGCGGGCTCGGCCGAGGCGCCCCGGGACGAGTTCCACTCCGGGGAGTCCGATGGCGCGGGCTGGCGTGTGGGCACGCGCCAGGTGACGGCGCTGATGCGCGAGGTGGAGCGCCTGCGCGAGGTGCGCCTGCGCACGGAGGAGCGCTCCCGAGAGCTGGACCGGGCGGTGGCGCTGCTGGCGCGGCAGGGCCTGCTGGCGGAGACGGCCGAGGCCCGCACGTTGCTGTCCGGCGTGGGGCGCGCGCTGCGCTCCGATGGCGAGGAGACGGCCGATGTCGTCGACGCGCTGGAGGAGGGGCTCAAGGCCATCACCACCCGGCCCGTGCGCACCATCCTCGAGCCGTTGCAGCGCATGGTGAGGGACTTGTCCCGGCAACTGCGCAAGGAGGCGCGGCTGTCCGTCGTGGGGGCGGAGGTGTCCCTCGACCGGCGGCTGCTGGAGAAGCTCAACGGCGCGCTGGTGCACCTGCTGCGCAACGCGGTGGACCATGGCCTGGAGGCTCCCGCGGAGCGCGAGCGCACCGGCAAGCACCACGAGGGGGCGCTCACCCTGCGCATCGAGCAGCAGGGCAACCTTCTTTTCCTGGAGTCCAGCGATGACGGACGTGGCGTCGACGTGGCGCGCGTGCGCCAGGTGGCCGAGAGCCGCGGCCTGGCCACCGCCGAGGAGCTGAAGCGGATGAACGACAACCAGGTGAGGGATCTCATCTTCCGCCCGGGCTTCAGCACGCGCGCGGACGTGACGGACACCTCCGGGCGCGGCGTGGGGTTGGACGCGGTGCGCGCGGCCGTGGAGTCGCTCCAGGGCCGCATCGAGGTGGCCAGCACCCTGGGACAGGGCACGCGCTTCATGCTCACCCTGCCGGTGGAGCTGGGCAGCTCGCCGGTGCTGGTGGTGCGCGTGTTCGACCAGATGATGGGCCTGCCCATGCTGGCGGTGGAAGCCACCCAGCTCACGCGCATGAGCACCCTGCGCGTCAGCAAGCGGCGCTCCCAGCTCGAGTACCAGGGGCAGCTCATCCCCGTGGTGGACCTGGGCGCGCGGCTGGGACTGCGCGCCGCGTCACCGCCTTCCGAGGGGCAGCCGCTCATGGTCATCCAGAATGGGGGCAAGCGGGTGGCGCTCGCGGTGGACTCGGTGGTGGGAGACCGGGATCTCGTTATCCGGCCGCTGCCCGCGGAGGTTCGGGACGTCCCCGCCTACCAGGGCGCGGCCACGCTGAGCCGCGGCGAGCTGATGCTCATCCTGCGCCCCAACTGGCTGGTGGTGGAGCCGGCCACCCTCGCGGCGGCCGCGCCCCAGAGCCGCCGGGCGCTGGTGGTGGATGATTCGCTCACCGCGCGGGCCCTGCACCGTGCCATGCTGGAGGCCGGCGGGTTCACCGTGCACCTGGCCTCCAGCGGTGCGCGGGCCCTGGAGCGGGTGCAGACGGATGCCTACGATGTCATCATCTGCGACCTGGAGATGGAGGAGATGGATGGCGAGGAGTTCATCCGCCGCATGCGTCAGCGTCCCGAGACGCGGAACTTGCCTATCATCCTCGTCTCCACCCATGAGGCGGCCCGGGACCGGGGCCGCGCCGCGGGGGCAGATGGCTTTCTCAGCAAGCGCGACTGTGCGTCGGGCCGGCTGCTGGCCGAGGTTCTCGATGTGATGAGTCGCCGGGGAGGACGCCCATGA
- a CDS encoding hybrid sensor histidine kinase/response regulator translates to MTALDGSGSLFFSGGGQTGALMGALDWSRTRLGPLSGWPQRLTAVVETLLHSPVAMVLLWGPDHVMLYNDGYAALCADQHPGALGMPVAECWPEHWDFYRELTEAVFRGEKRTVHGQPLRGPRNGGSEEACFDLSFSPVRDDQGRISGALCIAIETGGQGAALKRQQATEAALREANERLQLALNAGAVMGTWVWNVPEDRFTADERFARTFSIDSNVAAQGVPLRTILESIHPEDRAQIQLLIGRTLETGGPYRAEYRVVQFDGSYRWLEANGRCELGEDGKPLRFPGVLLNIDKRKRAELRQSALVELGDGLKESRDKKDITATAEGILGRTLAVLSTGLRRDPVDLYREETWWPEEASFIRDVADRTWAAVERADAEKRLRESEGKLRSAAEFDPRIPWTADPRGRVTSCGARLMEFSGLQEVEVLDDAWKRFPHPEDREAMVAAWARSVETGASYEVEVRIRTPAKGLRWTRLRALPQRDAEGRILQWYGTMEDMHERRSAEEALRQLNETLEQRVEERTRARDLVWRVSQDLLVLCGLDGRYRSVNPAWREALGHGEAALIGERFEQLIHPEEVPSMTRELGRLREGQVIRDFDLRMRAQDGTYRWYSWTCVPEGDGFYGAGRDMTARRALEDQLRQAQKMEAVGQLTGGIAHDFNNLLTGIIGSLSLLQRRLTLGQTDQLGRYISVATNSAQRAAALTHRLLAFSRRQSLDLKPVDMNQLVASMEDLLHRTMGESITIKADLRAGVWPAFTDANQLENAFLNLCINARDAMAEGGTLTVETSNTHLDEDYVRQYEALKPGDYVVLSVSDTGTGIPPEVMDKVFDPFFTTKPVGQGTGLGLSMIYGFVKQSEGHVRLDSEVGKGTAVKLFLPRYRGGREEVDGSGRLQAPRGEGEKVLVVEDDAAVRMLVVEVLGELGYTALEAVDAQTAIPLLESDRQLDLMISDVGLPGMNGRQLATIARQHRPVLKVLFITGYAEKAAIRGDFLEPGMEMIAKPFDIDMLAARIRDMLIRQ, encoded by the coding sequence GTGACGGCACTGGACGGCTCCGGTTCCCTTTTTTTCTCCGGCGGTGGCCAGACAGGGGCGCTCATGGGGGCTCTGGACTGGTCCAGGACGCGCCTGGGGCCCCTGTCCGGCTGGCCGCAGCGGCTGACCGCCGTGGTGGAGACGCTGCTGCATTCGCCCGTGGCCATGGTGCTCCTGTGGGGCCCGGACCACGTCATGCTCTACAACGATGGCTATGCGGCCCTCTGTGCCGACCAGCACCCCGGCGCGCTGGGCATGCCGGTGGCGGAGTGCTGGCCGGAGCACTGGGACTTTTACCGGGAGCTCACCGAAGCTGTCTTTCGGGGCGAGAAGCGCACGGTTCACGGGCAGCCCTTGCGGGGGCCGCGCAACGGGGGCTCCGAAGAGGCTTGTTTCGATCTGTCCTTCTCGCCGGTCCGGGATGACCAGGGGCGTATCTCCGGCGCGCTGTGCATCGCCATCGAGACGGGCGGGCAAGGGGCCGCACTGAAGCGCCAGCAGGCCACGGAAGCGGCGCTCCGTGAGGCCAACGAGCGTCTGCAACTCGCGCTCAACGCGGGCGCCGTGATGGGCACATGGGTGTGGAATGTGCCCGAGGACCGCTTCACGGCCGATGAGCGTTTCGCCCGGACGTTCTCGATCGATTCCAACGTGGCGGCCCAAGGCGTGCCCCTCCGCACCATCCTGGAGTCCATCCACCCGGAGGATCGCGCCCAGATTCAGCTCTTGATTGGCCGAACCCTGGAGACCGGTGGACCCTACCGGGCCGAATACCGGGTCGTGCAGTTCGATGGCTCCTACCGCTGGCTCGAAGCGAACGGCCGCTGCGAGCTGGGAGAGGATGGCAAACCCCTGCGCTTCCCCGGGGTGTTGCTCAACATCGATAAGCGCAAGCGGGCAGAGCTGCGCCAGTCGGCCTTGGTCGAGCTGGGAGATGGGCTGAAGGAATCCCGGGACAAGAAGGACATCACCGCGACCGCCGAAGGCATCCTCGGACGGACGCTGGCGGTCCTGAGCACGGGTCTTCGCCGGGATCCTGTCGACCTCTACCGGGAGGAGACCTGGTGGCCAGAAGAGGCTTCCTTCATTCGCGATGTCGCGGACCGGACCTGGGCCGCGGTGGAGCGGGCGGATGCGGAAAAGCGCCTCCGCGAGAGTGAGGGCAAGCTCCGCTCAGCCGCCGAGTTCGATCCGCGCATTCCCTGGACGGCGGATCCTCGAGGCCGCGTGACGAGTTGTGGCGCACGCTTGATGGAGTTCTCTGGCTTGCAAGAGGTGGAGGTTCTCGACGACGCCTGGAAGCGGTTTCCGCACCCCGAGGATCGGGAGGCCATGGTGGCCGCCTGGGCCCGCTCGGTCGAGACCGGCGCGTCTTACGAGGTGGAGGTCCGGATTCGGACTCCAGCGAAGGGGTTGCGCTGGACGCGCTTGCGGGCGTTGCCTCAGCGGGACGCGGAGGGCCGGATTCTTCAGTGGTACGGCACGATGGAGGACATGCACGAGCGCCGCTCGGCCGAGGAGGCGCTGCGCCAGCTCAATGAGACGCTCGAACAGCGCGTGGAGGAGCGGACGCGCGCAAGGGATCTCGTCTGGCGGGTCAGCCAGGATCTGTTGGTGCTCTGTGGCCTGGATGGGCGCTACCGCAGCGTCAATCCGGCCTGGCGTGAAGCGCTGGGCCATGGCGAGGCCGCGCTCATCGGGGAGCGGTTCGAGCAGCTCATCCACCCTGAGGAAGTGCCGTCGATGACCCGCGAACTCGGACGGCTCCGGGAAGGGCAGGTGATCCGAGACTTTGATCTCCGGATGCGGGCCCAGGATGGGACCTACCGCTGGTACAGCTGGACCTGCGTGCCCGAGGGGGATGGGTTCTACGGAGCAGGGCGCGACATGACGGCGCGCCGGGCGCTCGAGGACCAACTGCGGCAGGCCCAGAAGATGGAGGCGGTCGGTCAGCTCACGGGGGGCATCGCCCATGACTTCAACAACCTGCTGACGGGCATCATCGGCAGCCTCAGCTTGTTGCAGCGGCGCCTCACCTTGGGGCAGACCGACCAGTTGGGCCGCTACATCTCGGTGGCCACGAACTCAGCGCAGCGCGCGGCGGCGCTCACCCACCGGTTGCTCGCCTTCTCCCGGAGGCAGTCGCTCGACCTCAAGCCCGTTGACATGAACCAACTGGTGGCCTCCATGGAGGATCTGCTCCATCGCACCATGGGAGAGAGCATCACCATCAAGGCGGACTTGAGGGCCGGGGTGTGGCCTGCGTTCACCGATGCGAACCAGCTCGAGAACGCGTTCCTGAACCTGTGCATCAATGCCCGTGACGCCATGGCGGAGGGGGGCACGCTGACGGTCGAGACGTCGAACACCCACCTCGACGAGGACTATGTGCGCCAGTACGAGGCGCTGAAGCCGGGGGATTACGTGGTGCTGTCTGTCTCGGACACCGGGACAGGCATCCCTCCCGAGGTGATGGACAAGGTCTTCGACCCGTTCTTCACCACCAAGCCCGTCGGCCAGGGAACCGGGCTGGGGCTGTCGATGATCTATGGCTTCGTCAAGCAGTCCGAGGGCCATGTCCGTCTCGACAGCGAAGTGGGCAAGGGCACCGCGGTGAAGCTCTTCCTTCCGCGGTATCGCGGTGGGCGGGAGGAGGTGGACGGGAGCGGGCGGCTCCAGGCCCCGAGAGGGGAAGGGGAGAAGGTGCTGGTCGTCGAGGACGACGCAGCCGTGCGCATGCTGGTGGTGGAGGTGCTGGGGGAGCTGGGCTACACCGCGCTCGAAGCGGTCGACGCTCAAACGGCGATTCCGTTGTTGGAGTCGGACCGGCAGCTCGACTTGATGATCTCTGACGTCGGACTGCCCGGCATGAACGGCCGGCAGCTCGCCACCATCGCCCGCCAGCATCGGCCGGTGCTGAAGGTGCTGTTCATCACCGGCTACGCCGAGAAGGCCGCCATCCGAGGGGACTTCTTGGAGCCTGGGATGGAGATGATCGCCAAGCCTTTCGACATCGACATGCTCGCGGCCAGGATTCGCGACATGCTCATCCGCCAGTAG
- a CDS encoding methyl-accepting chemotaxis protein, protein MKLPTRFRLSLGLSVKFILVTGAISAILAIILTMVATRRLNQSLVVAHASEGAALALGLTRAAEQESLNTGDTAALQTLVESFQVQQGVSYIYVADPTGRVLVHTFRGMPPAELVASTRVEPIVLEQEPDRRRIQEVELGTGPGRMHAIDIAVPLMDNRGVVHVGVQRESLGQKASQLSQEMLLLALVLVAGSVVAAAVFVRTIVRPLRELTDVAAHIVESGDLTRSIQVTSGDEVGRLAKSFSQVVEKLREVTINLQQAAEALKQSTDHLNASSNEQAQTVSRQAAALQETQVTAHEIRQTSLLASQKAASVLAVAERADELARSGEAAIEMTMAGLNDIRNQVVKIAQKIIELGERTQQIGGITQTVKDLADQSNMLALNAAIEAVRSGEHGKGFGVVAREIRALADQSIQATSRVRELLDDISTSVSDAVRITESGAERMESGLTQVRTSGQNLRELSGIVQDNAAAVRQIAAAVNQQNVGINQITQAVNELSKMMDDTVARIGSTGEAATTLQIISEQLSSAVKSYRVE, encoded by the coding sequence GTGAAATTGCCTACTCGGTTCCGTCTCTCGCTGGGCCTGTCGGTCAAGTTCATCCTGGTGACCGGGGCCATCAGCGCCATCCTGGCGATCATCCTCACCATGGTGGCCACGCGGCGGCTGAACCAGAGCCTCGTGGTGGCGCATGCGAGCGAGGGGGCCGCGCTGGCCCTGGGGCTCACCCGCGCCGCCGAGCAGGAATCCCTGAATACCGGAGACACGGCCGCCCTTCAGACGCTGGTCGAGTCGTTCCAGGTGCAGCAGGGGGTGAGCTACATCTACGTGGCTGATCCCACCGGCCGCGTCCTCGTGCACACCTTCCGGGGCATGCCCCCCGCCGAGCTGGTGGCCAGCACCCGCGTGGAGCCCATCGTGCTGGAGCAGGAGCCCGACCGGCGGCGCATCCAAGAGGTGGAGCTTGGCACGGGCCCAGGGCGGATGCACGCCATCGACATCGCTGTTCCCCTGATGGACAACCGGGGGGTGGTGCACGTGGGCGTGCAGCGGGAGTCCTTGGGGCAGAAGGCCTCGCAGCTGTCCCAGGAGATGCTGCTGCTGGCGCTGGTGCTCGTGGCGGGCAGCGTGGTGGCCGCCGCGGTGTTCGTGCGCACCATCGTGCGTCCCCTGCGGGAGCTGACGGACGTGGCGGCCCACATCGTCGAGTCCGGAGACCTGACGCGTTCCATCCAGGTGACGAGTGGGGATGAGGTGGGTCGGCTCGCCAAGAGCTTCTCCCAGGTGGTGGAGAAGCTGCGCGAGGTGACCATCAACCTTCAGCAGGCCGCCGAGGCGCTCAAGCAGTCCACGGATCACCTCAACGCCTCCTCCAACGAGCAGGCGCAAACCGTCTCCCGCCAGGCCGCCGCGCTCCAGGAGACGCAGGTGACGGCGCATGAGATCCGCCAGACGAGCCTCTTGGCCTCGCAGAAGGCCGCCTCGGTGCTGGCGGTGGCCGAGCGCGCCGATGAGCTGGCGCGCTCGGGCGAGGCCGCCATCGAGATGACGATGGCGGGCCTGAACGACATCCGCAATCAGGTGGTGAAGATTGCCCAGAAGATCATCGAACTGGGGGAGCGCACCCAGCAGATCGGCGGGATTACCCAGACGGTGAAGGACCTGGCGGACCAGTCCAACATGCTGGCGCTCAACGCCGCCATCGAGGCGGTGCGCAGCGGCGAGCACGGCAAGGGCTTTGGCGTGGTGGCGCGCGAAATTCGGGCCCTGGCGGACCAGTCCATCCAGGCCACCAGCCGGGTGCGTGAGCTGCTCGATGACATCAGCACCTCGGTGAGTGATGCCGTGCGCATCACCGAGAGCGGTGCGGAGCGCATGGAGTCGGGGTTGACGCAGGTGCGCACCTCGGGCCAGAACCTGCGCGAGCTGTCCGGCATCGTCCAGGACAACGCCGCGGCCGTGCGGCAGATCGCCGCCGCGGTGAATCAGCAGAACGTGGGCATCAACCAGATCACCCAGGCCGTGAACGAGCTGTCGAAGATGATGGACGATACGGTGGCCCGCATTGGCTCCACGGGCGAGGCGGCCACCACGCTGCAAATCATTTCCGAGCAACTGAGCAGCGCGGTGAAAAGTTACCGGGTAGAGTAG
- a CDS encoding chemotaxis protein CheB yields MKRPIRVLVVDDSPTMVNTMAALLTMDARIEVIGRAGDGNRAVSLARLLRPDVITMDLLLPGLDGPGAIAAIMTDAPARILVVSAVADRGADLAFQAIRAGALELIAKPNVTSGDELRRWGRELVNSVCLMAEVPVVSRRARRDVPLPPPSTGARVDIFGLAASTGGPPALAEILSRLPKELPVPVVVAQHITEGFTPGMVRWLSQVTTLGVSIAHEGERLEPGRVYFALDGHDLTLEGGVARLSRTRGGPCPSGDLLLSSLARVYGSRAGGLVLTGMGEDGARGLLDIQQVGGVTCAQDEATSVVFGMPKAALDLGATTQALALSAMPDFIRQCCTRPFDRPRGGFGEAV; encoded by the coding sequence ATGAAGCGCCCTATTCGAGTGCTGGTGGTGGACGACTCGCCCACCATGGTCAATACGATGGCCGCGCTCCTGACCATGGATGCGCGCATCGAGGTGATTGGACGCGCGGGCGATGGCAACCGGGCCGTCTCACTGGCCCGGCTGTTGCGGCCGGATGTCATCACCATGGATCTGTTGTTGCCCGGGCTGGACGGGCCCGGGGCCATCGCCGCCATCATGACGGATGCGCCGGCCCGGATTCTGGTGGTGAGCGCCGTGGCGGACCGCGGGGCGGACCTGGCGTTCCAGGCCATTCGGGCGGGCGCGCTGGAGCTCATCGCCAAGCCCAACGTGACGTCCGGCGATGAGCTGCGGCGGTGGGGGCGAGAGCTCGTCAACTCCGTGTGCCTCATGGCGGAGGTGCCCGTCGTCTCCCGCCGCGCGCGCCGGGATGTGCCGCTGCCGCCGCCCTCCACCGGTGCCCGCGTGGACATCTTCGGGCTGGCCGCCTCCACCGGCGGGCCGCCCGCGCTGGCGGAGATCCTCTCGCGCCTGCCCAAGGAACTGCCCGTGCCGGTGGTCGTCGCCCAGCACATCACCGAGGGCTTCACCCCCGGCATGGTGCGCTGGCTCAGCCAGGTCACCACCCTGGGGGTGTCCATTGCCCACGAGGGGGAGCGGCTGGAGCCGGGGCGGGTGTACTTCGCGCTCGACGGGCATGATCTCACCTTGGAAGGGGGCGTGGCCCGGCTCAGCCGGACGCGCGGGGGGCCATGTCCCTCGGGAGACCTGCTGCTCTCGTCGCTGGCTCGTGTGTACGGCAGCCGGGCAGGGGGGCTGGTGCTTACGGGCATGGGAGAGGATGGCGCGCGTGGGTTGTTGGACATCCAGCAAGTGGGGGGGGTGACCTGCGCTCAGGACGAGGCCACCTCCGTGGTCTTCGGAATGCCCAAGGCGGCGTTGGACCTGGGGGCGACCACCCAGGCACTCGCGCTCTCCGCCATGCCGGACTTCATCCGGCAGTGCTGCACGCGGCCGTTCGACCGGCCGCGGGGGGGATTTGGAGAGGCGGTATGA
- a CDS encoding citrate synthase, protein MVKRRGGRSQSRFNHRHEELLSAAEAAALLGIKRTTLYTYVSRGLVRCVPEKGTKENRYVRMDLERLKVRHDARAGHAAVASGALRWGEPVIDSSITRMDVQGADYRGHRAVDLAEQGCSFEAVAELLWTGQLPLSPVRWPWPPLPFPASVVRDLLPTDAPPLTVLMAVVPLLGATDPMRFAAPPGEEQLRAQRLLRLMGGWVGAVHGPGRVAEALEQDSVAAGLAQAWGVAARSAPALLDRALVLCADHELNVSTFAARVAASSGADLYACVSAALAALSGPRHGGSCDRIEALMREVGRPGRVATEVNERLRRGESIPGFGHRLYPKGDPRTPPLLEAAWKVRPERAAVRVVRAVAEAMGEEGHPPPTVDFGLVALAAALGLPPGAATAVFAVGRAAGWVAHVLEQREQGHVLRPRARYVEAKKEGEGTLRPLTPGADSRKG, encoded by the coding sequence ATGGTGAAGCGCAGAGGGGGACGTTCTCAATCTCGATTCAACCATCGACATGAGGAGCTGCTGTCCGCGGCAGAGGCCGCTGCGTTGCTGGGCATCAAGCGGACGACGCTCTACACGTACGTCAGCCGGGGGCTCGTGCGGTGCGTTCCCGAGAAGGGGACGAAAGAGAACCGCTATGTGCGCATGGACCTGGAGCGGTTGAAGGTCCGGCACGACGCGAGGGCAGGGCATGCGGCGGTGGCCTCGGGCGCGTTGCGCTGGGGCGAGCCGGTGATTGACTCCTCCATCACGCGCATGGATGTGCAGGGGGCAGATTACCGGGGCCACCGGGCGGTGGACCTGGCGGAGCAAGGGTGCTCCTTCGAAGCGGTGGCGGAGTTGCTGTGGACAGGACAGCTGCCGCTCTCCCCCGTGCGGTGGCCCTGGCCGCCGCTGCCCTTTCCCGCCTCGGTGGTGAGGGACCTGCTCCCCACGGACGCTCCCCCGTTGACGGTGCTCATGGCGGTGGTGCCCTTGCTGGGGGCCACGGACCCCATGCGTTTCGCCGCGCCCCCGGGGGAGGAACAGCTCCGGGCTCAGCGGTTGCTCCGGCTCATGGGGGGCTGGGTGGGAGCGGTTCACGGTCCCGGCCGGGTGGCGGAGGCGCTGGAACAGGACTCTGTGGCGGCGGGGTTGGCGCAGGCCTGGGGGGTGGCGGCTCGGAGTGCGCCCGCGCTGCTCGACCGTGCCCTGGTGCTCTGCGCGGACCACGAACTGAACGTCTCGACCTTCGCCGCTCGCGTGGCGGCCTCCTCGGGGGCGGACCTGTACGCCTGCGTGAGCGCGGCGCTGGCGGCACTGTCGGGCCCCCGGCATGGGGGATCGTGCGACCGCATCGAGGCGCTGATGCGCGAGGTGGGACGCCCTGGGCGCGTGGCCACGGAGGTGAACGAGCGGCTGCGGCGGGGCGAGTCCATTCCAGGGTTTGGGCACCGGCTCTATCCCAAGGGCGATCCGCGCACGCCCCCCCTGCTGGAGGCGGCGTGGAAGGTGCGCCCGGAGCGCGCGGCGGTGCGGGTGGTGCGAGCGGTGGCGGAGGCCATGGGTGAGGAAGGCCACCCTCCGCCCACGGTGGACTTCGGGCTGGTGGCACTGGCCGCGGCCTTGGGTCTGCCCCCGGGGGCCGCCACGGCGGTGTTCGCGGTGGGGCGCGCGGCCGGGTGGGTGGCCCACGTGCTGGAACAGCGAGAACAAGGGCACGTGCTGCGCCCTCGGGCTCGGTACGTGGAGGCAAAAAAAGAGGGTGAAGGGACGTTGCGCCCCCTCACCCCCGGTGCGGATTCACGGAAAGGCTAG